The following proteins come from a genomic window of Leptospira dzoumogneensis:
- a CDS encoding (2Fe-2S) ferredoxin domain-containing protein produces MYFDKHVFVCENVRAEGERPSCGPKGSPQLLAYMKKRVQELGLKGKVRIQKSGCLDRCELGPVQVSYPEGLWFSIKTQEDAEAFLQNHILKNKPEEIRHLMLKDEE; encoded by the coding sequence ATGTATTTTGATAAGCATGTTTTTGTCTGCGAGAATGTCAGAGCGGAAGGAGAAAGACCTTCTTGTGGTCCGAAAGGATCTCCTCAATTGCTCGCTTATATGAAAAAGAGAGTACAAGAACTTGGATTAAAAGGTAAGGTCCGTATCCAAAAATCCGGATGTTTGGATCGATGCGAGTTGGGTCCTGTACAGGTTTCTTATCCGGAAGGTCTTTGGTTTTCTATTAAGACCCAAGAAGATGCGGAAGCATTCCTACAAAATCATATACTAAAAAATAAACCGGAAGAGATCCGGCATCTGATGTTAAAGGACGAAGAGTGA
- a CDS encoding LIC13259/LIC11441 family protein, which translates to MKRSVILILLYSLLISLSFCKKEEKPVLETEKPLFEKVLSENDKIIQFLLTTESVSPDVSGLISSLNSLGEAKGGLESSALEMKNVLEGAKSSDVRISFEAYSKFSEVLASTMKVHGLQSGRNRFYCPMVKKTWVFSGMKILNPYAPDMRDCGDLIP; encoded by the coding sequence ATGAAACGATCCGTAATACTAATTTTATTATATTCACTATTGATTTCCCTTTCCTTCTGCAAAAAGGAAGAGAAGCCTGTATTAGAGACAGAAAAACCACTTTTCGAAAAAGTTTTATCGGAAAACGATAAGATAATTCAATTTCTCTTAACAACGGAGAGCGTTTCTCCGGATGTAAGCGGATTAATTTCTTCCTTAAATTCTTTGGGGGAGGCGAAAGGTGGCTTGGAATCTTCTGCACTAGAAATGAAAAACGTATTAGAAGGGGCAAAATCTTCGGATGTGAGAATATCCTTTGAAGCCTATTCCAAGTTCAGCGAAGTTTTAGCGAGTACAATGAAAGTGCATGGACTACAGTCTGGAAGAAACCGTTTCTATTGTCCGATGGTCAAAAAGACATGGGTGTTTTCCGGTATGAAAATCCTGAATCCATATGCTCCGGATATGCGTGATTGTGGTGACCTTATTCCCTGA
- the purF gene encoding amidophosphoribosyltransferase has translation MSSIPNTSSLRTLVRDDKPKEECAIFGIFNSPEAANFTYLGLYSMQHRGQESSGIVSSDGEHLYRYAGMGLVANIFTEGKIRELTGSAAIGHNRYSTTGASFLRNAQPLRVESHLGPIALAHNGNLVNSWEVRSQLEKEGSIFQTTIDSEVIVHLMARSGETDLLSALSSALKKVRGAYSLVVLTKNQLIAVRDPNGFRPLVMGRRDDGSIVFASETCAFDITDTTYERDVEPGEMIVVDRTGTRSFYPFPPAKPALCIFEYIYFARPDSNIFGESVYKVRKALGNQLAQELPVEADVVIPVPDSANIAALGYSEASGIPFQSGLIRSHYVGRTFIEPDQKIRDFGAKIKYNVVKNVVDGKRVVIVDDSIMRGTTSRKIIKMIRNAGATEIHLRVSAPPTVSPCYYGIDIPTHNELIAATHTIEEIRKYLRVDSIAYLSVDSMHKAVNDHRGGGFCNACFTSDYPVEFQSDMGNQKSLFKEYEVEERV, from the coding sequence AGTTCGATTCCCAATACGTCCAGTCTACGGACCCTAGTCCGAGATGACAAACCAAAAGAAGAATGTGCCATCTTTGGGATTTTTAATTCTCCCGAAGCGGCCAATTTCACTTACCTCGGCTTGTATTCTATGCAACATAGAGGCCAAGAATCGAGCGGGATCGTTTCCTCCGACGGAGAACATCTCTACCGCTACGCCGGGATGGGATTAGTAGCCAATATTTTTACCGAAGGCAAGATCCGGGAGCTGACCGGAAGCGCGGCCATCGGGCATAATCGTTATTCTACCACCGGTGCGAGCTTTTTAAGGAACGCTCAACCTCTCAGAGTTGAGTCCCATTTAGGGCCGATCGCTCTGGCTCATAATGGAAACCTGGTAAATTCCTGGGAAGTTCGTTCCCAATTGGAAAAAGAAGGTTCCATCTTCCAAACTACAATCGATTCGGAAGTGATCGTTCACTTGATGGCCCGCTCCGGAGAGACGGATCTACTTTCCGCACTTTCTTCCGCTTTAAAAAAAGTGAGAGGTGCGTATTCCCTAGTTGTTCTTACTAAAAACCAATTGATCGCGGTTCGTGACCCGAACGGTTTCCGTCCTTTGGTTATGGGAAGAAGAGACGACGGATCCATCGTATTCGCATCCGAAACCTGCGCATTCGATATCACCGACACCACTTACGAAAGAGACGTGGAACCGGGTGAGATGATCGTTGTGGATAGAACAGGAACCCGCTCCTTCTATCCTTTCCCTCCTGCAAAACCCGCTCTTTGTATTTTCGAATACATTTATTTCGCGAGACCTGATTCCAATATTTTTGGTGAGTCTGTTTACAAAGTCCGTAAGGCACTCGGTAACCAACTCGCTCAGGAATTACCTGTCGAGGCGGATGTTGTGATCCCGGTTCCGGATTCTGCAAACATCGCCGCTCTTGGATATTCGGAAGCTTCCGGAATTCCTTTCCAATCCGGATTGATCCGTTCTCACTATGTGGGCAGGACTTTCATCGAGCCGGACCAAAAGATCCGAGATTTCGGTGCTAAGATCAAATACAACGTAGTGAAGAATGTTGTGGATGGAAAACGTGTTGTGATCGTGGACGATTCCATCATGAGAGGGACCACCAGCCGTAAGATCATTAAGATGATCCGAAACGCAGGTGCTACCGAGATCCACTTAAGAGTTTCCGCTCCTCCTACGGTTTCCCCTTGTTATTACGGGATAGATATTCCAACCCATAATGAATTGATCGCTGCTACTCATACGATCGAAGAGATCCGTAAGTATTTGAGAGTGGATTCCATTGCTTATCTTTCAGTGGATTCTATGCACAAAGCGGTGAATGATCATAGGGGCGGCGGTTTCTGCAATGCTTGTTTTACCTCGGATTATCCTGTGGAATTCCAAAGCGATATGGGAAATCAAAAGAGTTTATTCAAGGAATACGAGGTAGAAGAAAGGGTCTAA